One part of the Salmo salar chromosome ssa10, Ssal_v3.1, whole genome shotgun sequence genome encodes these proteins:
- the LOC106613655 gene encoding coiled-coil domain-containing protein 124: protein MPKKFQGENSKAVTAKARKAEAKAVEDARKKKELEDALWQENDKHVLKKEQRKDDKEKKRLEALERKKENQRLLDEEAAKIKGKAKEAAAAAAVVAGKVTRAQIEETLRVEQQLQQQEQPKEKEKSHLETPLEENVNRIIPEEGVVEARTIEDAIAMLSTAEELDRHPERRVKAAFAAFEDLNMPLLKKENPNMRLSQLKQQLKKEWMKSPENPLNQRFANYNTK, encoded by the exons ATGCCGAAGAAGTTCCAGGGTGAGAACTCCAAGGCGGTCACTGCCAAGGCCCGCAAGGCAGAGGCCAAAGCAGTGGAAGACGCCCGCAAGAAGAAAGAGCTGGAGGATGCACTATGGCAGGAGAACGACAAACATGTCCTGAAGAAAGAACAGAGGAAG GATGACAAGGAGAAAAAGCGCCTTGAGGCCCTGGAGCGAAAGAAGGAGAACCAGCGGCTCTTAGATGAGGAGGCTGCAAAGATTAAGGGCAAGGCCAaggaggctgctgctgctgctgctgtggtggCAGGCAAAGTGACTCGGGCCCAGATTGAGGAGACGCTGCGTGTCGAGCAGCAGCTACAACAGCAGGAGCAACCCAAAGAGAAAG AGAAGAGTCACCTGGAGACGCCCCTGGAGGAGAATGTAAATCGCATCATCCCTGAGGAAGGTGTTGTAGAGGCTAGAACCATAGAGGATGCCATTGCCATGCTCAG CACGGCTGAAGAGCTCGACCGCCACCCAGAGCGCAGGGTGAAGGCAGCGTTCGCCGCGTTCGAGGATCTGAACATGCCCCTCCTTAAAAAAGAGAACCCCAACATGCGGCTGTCGCAGCTCAAACAGCAACTGAAAAAGGAGTGGATGAAGTCGCCAGAGAACCCACTGAACCAGCGCTTTGCCAACTACAACACAAAGTGA